One Schistocerca cancellata isolate TAMUIC-IGC-003103 chromosome 1, iqSchCanc2.1, whole genome shotgun sequence genomic region harbors:
- the LOC126095009 gene encoding 28S ribosomal protein S2, mitochondrial, with protein sequence MVPMRRLWALVVANNRRSFTSQALPKTLESVSVEENKPQLSPLEHPDYFHVHDLFTVRDLFNARVHLGHKEGSLDERMKPFIFGSRLGHLIFDLDITAYHLRQALNFAAHVAYRDGIILFICRGAQNAHLVERTAKECKEFAHTRFWRGGVLTNSTFQFGAVTRLPDLCIFLNTLNNILTEHTAVRDCAKMTIPTIGIVDTNCNPNLITYPVPGNDDTPCAMKLYCKLFKEAILRGKKAREDHLKGTV encoded by the exons ATGGTACCGATGAGGAGGTTATGGGCACTTGtgg tGGCCAACAATCGACGCAGTTTTACTTCCCAAGCTTTGCCGAAGACGTTGGAAAGTGTTAGTGTAGAGGAGAATAAACCTCAACTTTCACCGCTGGAACATCCAGATTACTTTCATGTACATGATTTGTTTACCGTGCGTGATTTATTTAATGCTAGGGTGCATCTCGGCCACAAAGAAGGATCCTTGGACGAAAGAATGAAGCCGTTCATTTTCGGATCACGGCTTGGGCATCTTATTTTCGACCTGGACATTACTGCCTACCATCTACGTCAAGCACTGAACTTTGCAGCTCATGTGGCCTACAGAGATGGcataattttattcatttgtcgtGGGGCACAGAATGCTCATCTAGTGGAACGAACAGCAAAGGAGTGCAAAGAGTTCGCTCATACGCGATTTTGGAGAGGTGGTGTTCTAACAAATTCAACCTTTCAGTTTGGTGCTGTTACTCGTTTACCTGATTTGTGTATTTTCCTGAACACACTGAACAATATTCTCACCGAGCACACAGCAGTTAGAGATTGCGCCAAAATGACTATCCCGACGATTGGTATTGTGGACACAAATTGTAACCCAAATTTGATTACATATCCAGTGCCAGGAAATGATGACACCCCCTGTGCAATGAAATTATACTGCAAATTATTTAAAGAAGCGATTTTAAGAGGAAAAAAGGCAAGGGAGGACCACCTAAAAGGGACGGTCTGA